Genomic DNA from Danio rerio strain Tuebingen ecotype United States chromosome 5, GRCz12tu, whole genome shotgun sequence:
attagaaagcAGGAAGTTCTCATCGGTATATCAGCATGCAGGCGTATTTCACAgcttgggttttctccaggtgtgcCGGATGATGAGGTCGAGAAAGGCAAAGACATTAAGAGCATCTCTGAGATCCATCAGGACGGAAAAGACTTCAAGGTGACGGTGACGGCCGGAACTAAAGTCATTCTGTACTCCTTCACTGTGGGCGAGGAGTGTGAGCTGGAGACGTTCACTGGAGACAGAGCTAAAGTCAGTGTAGTCTGATCATCAACTATATTACTGTAGATCAACAACAACATAAACTCACataacatttactgtaaaaaacaaaccctagtagctgtggttgccagtttttcaccatgaaaaatacagtacaaaccatGCAAATCTTTTCAAATTTACactatacattttttacagtgaggtTTTGTGGaattgatcagtgtgtgtgtgtgtgtgtgtgtgtgtgttttagactgTGGTTCAAATGGATGGTAATAAGCTGACAGCGTTTGTCAAGGGGATTGAGTCTGTGACGGAGCTGGATGGAGACACTATCAGTAACGTAAGTCAACATCATCTCTTCATGGCAGACCAAATTAACCTAAAAAGCGCCCTCTTCATAACTGCTTTTTTATTAGTAAGAATGTTATTAGAGCTAATAGAGCTACTAAGAATGGTATTAGAGCGCTATATAATTATTATCTTTTACCAGAAAGAATGCAGAGAGATCTGTTATTGTGTTATTACAAGAATGGTATTGGAGAGCTCAATAATTGAATTTCTACTAGTTAAAAATGGTATTAGAGAGCTCTATAATTGAATTTTTACAGGATTTACAGCATTAGAGAGCTCTATTTTACAAGTAAGAATGGTATTGGAGAGCTTTATCATTGAATGTTTACCAGTAATAATGGTATTAGAGCTTTATAATTGATTTTTACTAGTTAAAATGGTATTAGAGAGCTCAATAATTGAATTTTACTGGTAAGAATGGTATGAGATAGCTCTATAATTGAAGTTCTACTAGTTAGAATGGTATTAGAGAGCTCAATAATTGAATTTTTACTAGTTAGAATGGTACTAGAGAGCTCTATAATTTAACTTTTACTAGTTAGAATGGTATCATTGAATTTCTACTAGTTGGACTGGTATTAGAGAGCTCAATAATTGAATTTCTACTACTTGGAC
This window encodes:
- the fabp1a gene encoding fatty acid binding protein 1-A, liver, which codes for MAFTGKYQLESHENFEAFMKAVGVPDDEVEKGKDIKSISEIHQDGKDFKVTVTAGTKVILYSFTVGEECELETFTGDRAKTVVQMDGNKLTAFVKGIESVTELDGDTISNTLSFNGIVYKRISRRIS